A single genomic interval of Spirosoma linguale DSM 74 harbors:
- a CDS encoding Aldose 1-epimerase (PFAM: Aldose 1-epimerase~KEGG: csa:Csal_0799 aldose 1-epimerase), with protein MTLHHVSELLKFSMVMKFLYPTLFCTFVLGILCGYARPKPTPPTKKMAGIEKTLFGKFPDGREADLFTLRNAAGMTVKITNYGGYIVSMTAPDKSGNFEDIILGMPTFADYLKGTPSLGPIIGRFGNRIGGAKFTLDGKEYVLAANNRTNHIHGGPAGFDKKLWNATPVDGDQPMLKLTYTSADGEEGYPGNLSVQVAYTLQKDNSLRITYLATTDKPTVLNLTNHAYFNLSGMKRDVLGYELMIKANSYLPTDARQIPTGEIQPVKGTPFDFTIPTVVGTRINDTTNVQIKYGSGYDHCWVLDGPANKLRLGATVHDPESGRLMTMYTTEPGVQVYTANHLNGLKGKEGVAYTKRFGICLETQHFPDSPNKPNFPSTVLRPGETYRSTTVYHFSAK; from the coding sequence ATGACCTTACATCACGTTTCTGAGCTACTCAAATTCAGCATGGTAATGAAATTTCTTTATCCTACCCTCTTCTGCACGTTCGTGTTGGGCATCCTGTGTGGTTACGCCCGACCCAAGCCCACTCCACCGACAAAAAAAATGGCTGGTATTGAAAAAACACTCTTTGGAAAATTCCCCGATGGTCGTGAAGCCGACCTGTTCACCCTCCGAAATGCGGCTGGCATGACCGTTAAAATCACTAATTATGGCGGGTATATCGTGTCGATGACAGCACCCGACAAATCAGGCAACTTTGAAGACATCATTCTGGGGATGCCCACCTTTGCCGATTACCTGAAAGGCACCCCTAGCCTGGGTCCAATTATTGGCCGGTTTGGCAATCGGATTGGCGGGGCTAAGTTCACACTGGATGGAAAGGAATATGTACTGGCCGCCAACAACCGGACTAATCACATTCACGGCGGACCCGCCGGGTTCGACAAGAAATTGTGGAATGCCACGCCTGTAGACGGGGATCAACCAATGCTCAAACTCACTTACACCTCCGCCGATGGTGAAGAAGGTTACCCCGGAAATTTGTCTGTACAGGTTGCTTATACCCTGCAAAAAGATAACTCCCTCCGCATTACCTATCTGGCAACTACCGATAAACCAACCGTGTTGAACCTGACTAATCACGCCTACTTTAACCTGTCGGGCATGAAGCGGGATGTGCTGGGCTACGAGCTGATGATCAAAGCGAATTCGTATCTGCCCACCGACGCCCGCCAGATTCCAACAGGCGAGATCCAGCCGGTAAAAGGAACCCCTTTTGACTTTACCATACCTACCGTAGTAGGTACCCGCATAAACGACACGACGAACGTTCAGATCAAATATGGTTCGGGCTACGACCACTGCTGGGTACTTGACGGCCCCGCCAACAAACTCAGACTGGGGGCGACGGTACACGACCCGGAAAGTGGCCGACTCATGACGATGTACACTACCGAACCGGGGGTACAGGTTTATACGGCCAACCACCTGAACGGCCTGAAAGGAAAAGAAGGGGTTGCTTATACGAAACGCTTTGGTATTTGCCTCGAAACGCAACATTTTCCCGACTCACCCAACAAACCCAATTTCCCATCAACGGTTCTCCGGCCGGGCGAGACGTATCGAAGTACAACAGTCTACCACTTTTCGGCTAAATAG